A single genomic interval of Mycobacteriales bacterium harbors:
- a CDS encoding RNA polymerase-binding protein RbpA: MSDRVLRGSRLGAVSYESDRHTELAPRLQTVYDCPDGHATTVPFAAEADIPFTWECRTCGATGLLRDGVQPEPKKGKPARTHWDMLLERRSPAELEEVLAERLAVLHEQQGAVKAAAKASKKSA, from the coding sequence ATGAGTGACCGCGTCCTGCGAGGCAGCCGCCTCGGAGCGGTGAGCTACGAGAGCGACCGGCACACCGAGCTCGCTCCGCGGCTGCAGACCGTCTACGACTGCCCCGACGGCCACGCGACCACCGTGCCGTTCGCCGCCGAGGCAGACATCCCCTTCACGTGGGAGTGCCGCACCTGCGGCGCGACCGGGCTGCTGCGCGACGGTGTGCAGCCCGAGCCCAAGAAGGGCAAGCCGGCCCGCACCCACTGGGACATGCTGCTGGAGCGCCGTTCCCCCGCCGAGCTCGAAGAGGTCCTGGCCGAGCGGCTCGCCGTGCTGCACGAGCAGCAGGGCGCCGTCAAGGCCGCCGCGAAGGCGTCCAAGAAGAGCGCCTGA
- a CDS encoding FxsA family protein has product MPLLLAVAFVVVPIVELYVIVQVGQQIGVLPTIALLVLDSVLGAWLVRREGRKTWAAFRAALASSKVPAREVADGALVIFGGALLLTPGFTTDVLGLLCVAPPSRAVLRRLLLGFFTSRLGVVGLVGGAVGSRATRGTRRPGSGPVVDGSVVDGLVEGEVVERPDRPGT; this is encoded by the coding sequence GTGCCACTCCTGCTCGCCGTCGCGTTCGTCGTGGTGCCGATCGTCGAGCTCTACGTGATCGTGCAGGTCGGCCAGCAGATCGGCGTACTGCCCACCATCGCCCTGCTGGTCCTCGACTCGGTGCTCGGGGCCTGGCTGGTGCGGCGCGAGGGGCGCAAGACGTGGGCGGCCTTCCGCGCGGCGCTGGCGTCGTCCAAGGTCCCCGCCCGTGAGGTCGCCGACGGGGCGCTCGTCATCTTCGGCGGCGCGCTGCTGCTGACACCCGGTTTCACCACTGACGTGCTCGGGCTGCTGTGCGTCGCGCCACCGTCGCGGGCGGTGCTGCGCCGGCTGCTGCTGGGGTTCTTCACCAGCAGGCTCGGGGTCGTGGGCCTGGTGGGCGGCGCAGTCGGCAGCCGGGCGACCCGCGGGACGCGCCGGCCGGGCAGTGGGCCCGTGGTGGACGGCTCCGTGGTGGACGGCCTCGTCGAGGGAGAGGTCGTCGAGCGGCCCGACCGCCCGGGAACGTAG